DNA sequence from the Juglans microcarpa x Juglans regia isolate MS1-56 chromosome 5S, Jm3101_v1.0, whole genome shotgun sequence genome:
tggTTCTTTAATTTGGGCCACAGAACAAGGAAAGCAGGGTCCATTTATGGAAAAGTGTCATGCTTATTGCAATTTCCATGCAATGATCATGGCGTTGATGAGGACGGCCTTCGCATTTGAACAACTGTTTGGTTGCCCATGAACAGTGGTTCTCTCCATGTCGTCATTATAACTTGAGCTAAACTTAATTCAACTGAACTCAAATGTGAATTTTGGGTTGATAAGATGCATTAGTCGTGGCCCAATGTaatatgttcatgtgtttagTCTCTCCTTTTTATTGTGTTTGCATGGGGGATATATTGAGCTCTCGTTATGATTTAGTctctcctttttcatttttggcaattgacatttgttttttgttcttgtcCTTATTTCTTTCTTATCCTCCCTTTGATAGTTGTTTCTGTTAATTGATTCTGCCAAACCATAAAAGATGCAGatggattttctttcttttttttttgtgataaataCATCTATTGGTGGGTTTTGTAGGCAGATATGCAAGTTAGAGAAAAAATCTTGGTATTGATAGATTCTTGGCAAGAGGCTTTTGGGGGTCTGGAGGAAAGCATCCTCAGTACTACATGGCATATGAGGAACTAAGGGTAAGCACGTAACTACCCCAAGTCAACTGGTTATGCTTGACGGTTCTTTCCCGCCTGGTTTAATATTTCCACTGTatgtctttcctttttttatagataaaatatgattttatttgatcatgTAAATAAGCAATGCCCAAGTACGCAGGAAGAATATATGAACATATCTACCAATCTATTGATTTGACACGTTTCATGACATTACATCAATGATATTAGGCTTATAGGTCTTACCATGATACTGCTTTTATGGGTAACTATCAAGGAGTTCATGTTTTACCTTAATGGCCAGCACATTATTAGGCTGCCAAAACCTTTGCCTATTTATAATCCATTACCTGTTTGGCATTTTGGGTTGTGTTTATTCTATAAGCAATATAATCAGTAATATATACTCTACTAACCAAGGAAACACGGTAAAGATGGACCCTACCATGTTGCACCTGTTGTTTTAGGAGAAGTGTTACATCTACACAAATCTTACACAAGAAAGTTTACACACTGATGTGACTTACTGCACTTTTTCAGATTtacttaacaataaaaaaaaaaatggattttacAATATGATGGATCACATTAAACCATACCAAAGCCTGCCATTAAATTTCTTTGCTCCTTGATGAGCAGCCTGTTTGCATGCTTTTAATTCACAATTTTGAGTTGTATGAATGGCAGCATTCTGGAGTAAAATTTCCCAAGCGTTCTTTAGATGCAGCTCCAATATTTACACCACCTGTAAGTCATCCAACCCTGAGACTCAGTCAAGCAAGATATGGAAGAATGCCTAGCAATTCTTCAAGGAGGCTTGATGAAACCATGGCAACGGAAATAGAAAGCTTAAGGTGAGGGTTTGTCTTTGGTCTGCACACCCCTTTGGTCCTTTGTTGCCACTGCTTCCCACTTCTGTTAGTTCTCATTCTGGGCtttgttttacaattttttctgATTCATCTTCATTATTATCTTAGTTTGTCAGACATGGATTCTATGCGGAATGTTATGGAGCTTTTAAGTGACATGCTTCAAGCTGTGAACCCCAATGACCGTGCAGTATGTTAAATGGCTGGGTTAAGAAGGATTATTACATGATGTTTCTGTTTGTGTTTATTAGGCTTTAAGAGATGAAGTTATCGTTGATCGGCTGGGTTATTTATGTTGAAAATCTAAGTAGGATTATTACATGATGTTTCTGTTTGTGTTTATAGGCTTTAAGAGATGAAGTTATCGTTGATCTTGTAAATCGCTGCCGTTCCAACCAGAAAAAGCTGATGCAGATGCTAACTACGACTGGGTTAGTTCCCTCCCATcttattttgagaaaaagaagGCATAACTTGTTTTCTGCATACCTCTTCATTATATGATTGAAGGAATGAATCACTTTGATCAGATGGGCATGAATCCTCCGGCTTGTTTGGAATTCTCATGTTGTCTTTTTGGTTGTGTGTAGGGACGAGGAACTTCTTGGTCAAGGTCTTGAATTAAATGACAGTCTACAAAGCTCGCTTGCAAAACATGATGCTATAGCTTCTGGTTACCCCCTGCCAGCTTTAGCTGCAAATTCCAGCACTGAAGTATGTGCCTCCAACACTAAACCAAGTGTAGCATTAAGCTTCAGCCCAAGACCTAATGCTGTACAACCAGTTCTCACAATTACAAGGGCCCCAattgatgaggaggaggaagaggaagatgaattTGCACAGCTTGCTCGAAGGTGGTTGCTCTCTTACTCCCATATACTCTGACTGCTTTTTCCTTTGTTTCATGGGAATGGCACTCTTAATGCTGGTGCTTATAGATTTCATGAACATTGAATTTGGATTCATATGATTAGCAGGGAAAATGTTCCACTCAGATGATGTAAATGATTATGTAGGAACTATGTTCCACTCAGATGATCATGACCTTTAACTGGTATAGGAAGGCACTTGAATGGAAGTTACTATTGCACACATTGGTCGCCTCACATTGGCAGTGTATATTATTAACTTTTGAAGGCTATAATCGGTCATCTTGTTCTATCAATGCAGGCATTCTAAAACTCAGCCCAAGACTTTTCACAGTACTGGAACCAACGAGGCTCTATTGTCAATGAATACCAGCACTTCAATAACATCTGTCCTTGCAGCCCCAACATCTGGACCACATACTGCATTAGCACTACATGATCTACCTGCACCAGTTAGGAGTACGAAAGAACAGGACATGATTGACCTTTTGAGTATCACCTTATCGACAATGTCAGCCTCCCCTCATACTCACACTCCACCAGCCTCTAACCAAAACATGAACCAGGTTCCTATTTCCCCCAGTGCACAACGTTATCTCAATGCTCCCCAAACTTATGCTGGAAACCAAGGGCAAGTATCCAATAATAGTTATGTTGTTCCATGGGCCCAACCACAACTGCAACCTCAAGGCTTTCAACAAGTCCGACATCAACCTCAAAGCTTTCAACAGGTTCTGACTCAACCTCAAAGCTCTCAACATGTTCAAACTCGGCCTCGACCTCAAAGCTTTCAACAAGTTCAACCTCAACCTCAAAGCTTTCAACAAGTTCAACCCCAGGCTCAACCCCAGCCACAACTAAAATCCCAGTCCCGACCACAAATGCAACCTCACTACCAATATCCCCCTTATTATCCTCCACCACCTTGGGCTCCAACCCCGGTTTATTCTAACAACCAGAACCATGAGTCTACGACTCCACAAGCCAATAAAACTGCATCTTACACGCCCATGCATGCGACTCGACCCTTGCA
Encoded proteins:
- the LOC121267912 gene encoding LOW QUALITY PROTEIN: TOM1-like protein 6 (The sequence of the model RefSeq protein was modified relative to this genomic sequence to represent the inferred CDS: inserted 1 base in 1 codon), which codes for MALSLSLSLSSSSSATVAVDKATSDLLIGPDWTMNIDICDSVNSHHWQAKDVVKAVKKRLQHKNPKVQLLSLTLLETMVKNCGDYVHFQVAEKKILEEMIKIVKKKADMQVREKILVLIDSWQEAFGGXGGKHPQYYMAYEELRHSGVKFPKRSLDAAPIFTPPVSHPTLRLSQARYGRMPSNSSRRLDETMATEIESLSLSDMDSMRNVMELLSDMLQAVNPNDRAALRDEVIVDLVNRCRSNQKKLMQMLTTTGDEELLGQGLELNDSLQSSLAKHDAIASGYPLPALAANSSTEVCASNTKPSVALSFSPRPNAVQPVLTITRAPIDEEEEEEDEFAQLARRHSKTQPKTFHSTGTNEALLSMNTSTSITSVLAAPTSGPHTALALHDLPAPVRSTKEQDMIDLLSITLSTMSASPHTHTPPASNQNMNQVPISPSAQRYLNAPQTYAGNQGQVSNNSYVVPWAQPQLQPQGFQQVRHQPQSFQQVLTQPQSSQHVQTRPRPQSFQQVQPQPQSFQQVQPQAQPQPQLKSQSRPQMQPHYQYPPYYPPPPWAPTPVYSNNQNHESTTPQANKTASYTPMHATRPLQHYNSFPSAGINGYAMYGEPRVSAGPRNPAAAPAPAAGPKSFVPSYRLFEDIDVFGNVASGSTSSSLSGSSGQGMVGWRK